From a region of the Pectobacterium aquaticum genome:
- the hpf gene encoding ribosome hibernation promoting factor produces the protein MQLNITGHHIEITEPLRDFVNGKFAKLEQYFDRINQVNVVLRVEKVQQIAEATLHVNGGELHATSEAADMYAAIDLLIDKLARQLNKHKDKLKQH, from the coding sequence ATGCAGCTCAACATTACCGGCCACCACATCGAGATCACTGAACCACTGCGTGATTTTGTGAATGGCAAGTTTGCCAAATTAGAGCAGTATTTTGACCGGATTAATCAGGTCAATGTGGTATTGAGAGTGGAAAAAGTTCAGCAAATTGCCGAGGCCACGCTCCACGTTAATGGCGGCGAGCTGCATGCGACCTCAGAGGCGGCAGATATGTACGCCGCGATAGATTTATTGATTGATAAGCTGGCGAGACAGCTCAATAAGCATAAAGATAAACTCAAGCAACACTAA